In the genome of Desulfomicrobium escambiense DSM 10707, the window ATCATCCGGCCCAGCTCCTCCAGGGGACCGAACACGGGAAGACCGTGGATGCGGCGCCCGATGCAAGACGGATCGCTGTCCACAAAACCGACCAAGCTCAGGCCGGAATCCCGGACCTCCAGAATCTCCTTTGCGATCCTCGCCCCCACGTCATCGGCCCCGACGATCAGGGCTCGCACGCCGGGCGCCGGAGCGCACAGCATCCCCGGCAGCAGGGCCGAGAACACGGCCCTGGGCCGGAAAGAAAATTCGTACACCGAGCGGATGAAAACCCGCGCCCCGCAGGCGAAGACGAACGCCAGCAGAGGGTCCAGAATGAAGACCGACCGCGGGTAGCCCTGGAAGTGGGACGCGAAGACGACCCAGATAATGAGCGCCACCTCGGCCATGAACACGGCCCGTGCGATCCGCCACAGGTCCGACAGGCCGGTGTAGCGCCACATGCCGCGATACAGGCCGGTCAGGAGAAAGAAAGCGAGTTTGAAGGCCACGGCCAGAGGCAGGAGACTCAGCATCTGGCGGAAGAAATCCGGGGGGATGTCGAATTCGAAACGCAGCAGGAAGGCGATAACCAGAGCCAGGGCAAACAGCCCTGATTCGCCGATGATCATGATGTAGAAATTGGCATTGCGAAACATGTTCACACCACGCCTCACCCGTTCATCGCACGACGGATCACCTGCTCCACAGCGTCGGCGTACCTTTCCATGTCGCACCGGGAAAGTGTCGGGTGGACAAGGAGCAGAAGGCTTCGCCGCCCCAGATCTCCAGCCACGGGCAAAGGATTTACCGGCGCCAGGCCGGCCTGCACAAAAGCCTGCTCCCTGTACATCTCCGGGCAGATACCCGCCAGGCACGGAAAACCCGCCGCATTTACTTCCGCAACGATCCGGTCCCTGTCCCAGCCGGTCCGGAGTCTGGCGGCTTCGAGAGTAAGGTAAAATTTATAGTAGGCATGATAATAATCCGACCCGGGCACAGCAACGTGCACTCCCGGCAAGGTCTCCAGCCTCTCGGTCAAACACCTGGCATGGACCCTGCGGGAAGCGACCCAGCCGTCCAGCTTGCGCAGCTGCACCCGACCGATGGCGGCCTGCATCTCGGTCATACGCCAGTTGGTCCCGAACGACTCGTGCACCCAGCGAAAACCCGCCGGATGATCAGTACGATGCACAGCGTCCCACTCTTTGCCGTGATCCTTGTAGGCCCAGGCTTTTTTCCAGGCGTCGTCATCGTCCAGCAGCAACATCCCACCTTCGCCGCCGGTGGTCATGATCTTGTCCTGGCAAAAGGAGAACGCAGCGGCATGGCCGATGCTTCCCACCGGCCTGCCCTTGTAGCAGGCGCCGTGGGCCTGGGCGCAATCCTCGATGACGAGAAGGCCTCGCTCCCGCGCCAGCTCCATGATCGGATCCATGTCGCAGGGCCACCCGACCAAATGCACGCAGATGACGGCCCGGGTCCGAGGCGTGAGGACCCGGGAGATGGTTTTCGCCGAGACATTGCGAGAAATGGGGTCCACATCCGCGAGCACCGGCACGGCGCCCCGAGCCACTGCGCAGCTCGCCGAGGCGATGAAGGACCAGCAGGTGGTCACCACCTCGTCGCCGGGGCCGATGCCGAAGGCCTGGAGGGCAAGTTCGAGTGCCACGGTCCCGTTGGCCAAGGAAATGGCGTGTTTTCGGCCGACGTAGGCGGCGAACTCATCTTCGAACCGGCGGCACTCCTCGCCTGTC includes:
- a CDS encoding DegT/DnrJ/EryC1/StrS family aminotransferase translates to MLKAEFPSWPVFAEDERFAAMRVLESGKVNYWTGEECRRFEDEFAAYVGRKHAISLANGTVALELALQAFGIGPGDEVVTTCWSFIASASCAVARGAVPVLADVDPISRNVSAKTISRVLTPRTRAVICVHLVGWPCDMDPIMELARERGLLVIEDCAQAHGACYKGRPVGSIGHAAAFSFCQDKIMTTGGEGGMLLLDDDDAWKKAWAYKDHGKEWDAVHRTDHPAGFRWVHESFGTNWRMTEMQAAIGRVQLRKLDGWVASRRVHARCLTERLETLPGVHVAVPGSDYYHAYYKFYLTLEAARLRTGWDRDRIVAEVNAAGFPCLAGICPEMYREQAFVQAGLAPVNPLPVAGDLGRRSLLLLVHPTLSRCDMERYADAVEQVIRRAMNG